One region of Pseudomonas alvandae genomic DNA includes:
- a CDS encoding STN domain-containing protein, giving the protein MSREALSRCCLAPTVLFLLLHALMPQRDAWSATPAPHEAGDRLARSVEFAIPAQEMTVALDLYSRASGMAILVDRQLAHGRRSTAVHGRLNARQALEQLLAGSGLAALYTGADAFTVKKAELPSRAGASSRNGGSTVREDNFARALQVALEQALCRSAVTRPGHYRAALQLWVGGSGEVRKSRLLASTGDARRDAAIIEGLSKLDIGRAPPSSLPQPVTVLVVPGAASAGTECNPWEGAVEP; this is encoded by the coding sequence ATGTCAAGAGAAGCGCTGAGCAGGTGCTGCCTCGCGCCCACGGTACTGTTCCTGTTGCTCCATGCATTGATGCCGCAACGCGACGCGTGGTCTGCCACGCCTGCGCCCCACGAGGCGGGCGACAGGCTGGCGCGTTCTGTCGAGTTTGCGATACCCGCCCAGGAAATGACCGTCGCCCTTGACCTGTACAGCAGAGCCAGCGGGATGGCGATCCTGGTGGATCGTCAATTGGCACATGGGCGACGGTCGACCGCGGTGCACGGGCGTCTGAATGCCCGCCAGGCGTTGGAGCAATTGCTGGCCGGTAGCGGCTTGGCGGCGCTCTATACCGGTGCGGATGCTTTTACCGTGAAAAAGGCAGAGCTACCCAGCCGTGCCGGTGCGTCTTCGCGCAACGGTGGTTCCACGGTGCGCGAGGACAATTTTGCCCGTGCATTGCAGGTCGCGTTGGAGCAGGCGCTTTGCCGTTCTGCGGTGACGCGTCCGGGCCATTATCGAGCGGCGCTACAGCTGTGGGTCGGAGGATCGGGCGAGGTGCGCAAGAGTCGCTTGCTGGCGTCCACCGGTGACGCCCGGCGTGATGCGGCGATTATCGAGGGGCTGAGTAAGTTGGATATCGGCCGTGCCCCGCCGTCTTCGTTGCCGCAGCCGGTGACGGTGCTGGTGGTGCCGGGCGCCGCTTCGGCAGGCACGGAATGCAACCCATGGGAAGGAGCGGTAGAGCCATGA
- a CDS encoding RNA polymerase sigma factor gives MTEKEQSTMLKVFLASYDVFRARLRRRLGSDDLANDVLHETYLRVDRMEPPADVQKPGAYLFRMALNIAADRRAQDARLLTGTEIEELMQTADEHQDPAVIVGGQIEIRALMQALTELAPRRRQILMASRMEQTPHQEIAQRFGISTRMVEKELKAALQYCADRLERKVIQRFGPGAGKQS, from the coding sequence ATGACGGAAAAGGAGCAGAGCACCATGCTCAAGGTGTTCCTGGCTTCCTATGATGTGTTTCGCGCACGCTTGCGCCGGCGTCTGGGCTCCGATGACCTGGCCAACGACGTATTGCACGAAACCTATCTTCGGGTAGACCGCATGGAACCGCCGGCAGATGTGCAGAAGCCGGGCGCCTACCTGTTCCGCATGGCCCTGAACATCGCGGCTGACCGTCGTGCGCAGGATGCACGCTTGCTCACCGGCACTGAAATCGAAGAACTGATGCAAACCGCCGACGAACATCAGGACCCGGCGGTGATCGTCGGTGGCCAGATTGAAATTCGCGCGCTGATGCAGGCGCTGACCGAGCTTGCGCCCCGGCGCCGGCAAATATTGATGGCATCACGCATGGAGCAGACACCGCATCAGGAGATCGCCCAGCGATTTGGCATCTCCACCCGGATGGTCGAGAAGGAACTCAAGGCTGCGCTGCAATACTGTGCCGATCGCCTGGAAAGAAAAGTGATTCAGCGGTTCGGTCCCGGCGCGGGAAAACAGTCTTAG
- a CDS encoding transcriptional regulator GcvA — protein sequence MAVKIPSLNGLKAFESAARHMSFTQAALELNVTQTAISHQIRRLEDELGVRLFLRFKDGLALTDEGRAYFPGVRSAFHELRHCTETLLDSVHDSALTVSTLVSFASKWLLPRLASFQEAYPNIDVRVSASTDLVDFRKVGIDAAIRYGSGDWKGLRADWLMSDEVFPVCSPKLLVGPNALKAPGDLTHHTLLQVSGMTRDDWSLWLGAAGQPSALAEGSRLTFDLAMMAVQAAIDGLGVCIGRSTYVDDDLKAGRLVAPFALRLKSDLGFYLVTPIEAAHSKKVEAFRAWLIDSIRGANTPGTLLLD from the coding sequence ATGGCCGTAAAAATCCCCTCACTCAACGGCCTGAAGGCGTTCGAATCAGCCGCGCGCCACATGAGCTTCACCCAGGCTGCCCTCGAGTTGAATGTCACCCAGACAGCGATCAGTCATCAGATCCGGCGGCTGGAGGACGAACTGGGCGTGCGCCTGTTCCTGCGGTTCAAGGACGGCCTCGCATTGACCGATGAAGGTCGCGCCTATTTCCCAGGCGTTCGTTCGGCATTCCATGAGTTGCGTCATTGCACCGAAACCTTGTTGGATTCGGTCCATGACAGTGCGCTGACGGTGAGTACCCTGGTGTCCTTCGCATCAAAATGGCTGCTGCCTAGATTGGCCTCGTTCCAGGAGGCCTATCCCAACATCGATGTACGTGTCTCGGCTTCCACCGACCTGGTGGATTTTCGCAAGGTTGGAATCGACGCGGCCATTCGTTACGGCTCCGGAGATTGGAAGGGCCTGCGCGCTGACTGGCTAATGTCCGATGAGGTTTTTCCAGTGTGCAGTCCGAAGCTGCTGGTGGGACCCAATGCGCTGAAGGCGCCCGGCGATCTGACCCATCACACCTTGTTGCAGGTCAGTGGCATGACGCGGGACGATTGGAGCCTCTGGCTGGGGGCCGCCGGCCAACCGAGCGCCTTGGCCGAAGGCTCACGGTTGACCTTCGACCTGGCGATGATGGCCGTGCAGGCGGCCATCGACGGCTTGGGCGTTTGTATCGGCCGCTCGACCTACGTCGACGACGATCTGAAGGCGGGTCGACTGGTCGCGCCGTTTGCCCTGAGGTTGAAGTCCGATCTCGGTTTCTATCTGGTGACACCCATCGAAGCAGCCCACTCGAAAAAGGTCGAGGCGTTCAGGGCCTGGTTGATCGATTCGATCAGGGGGGCAAACACACCGGGTACTCTGTTGCTGGATTAA
- a CDS encoding prepilin-type N-terminal cleavage/methylation domain-containing protein, with protein MVRQNGFTLIEVMVAILLMTIVSLIAWRGLDGVTRADAHLQDSAEQHAQLMRAFNQLQRDFALRATTELAEPPPPDEPTATRPSAPAAISIRSSDSDPLQLELIRAAADQDGKMQRVRWWIENGTLFRASGVARSRYPLPAPKERVAVLSELERVDVRVWRADRGWRHLTGSKEENPAGLEISFSRRTAHGTERYRQVLAPLQ; from the coding sequence ATGGTCCGGCAGAACGGCTTCACGCTGATTGAAGTGATGGTCGCCATCCTGCTGATGACCATCGTCAGCCTGATCGCCTGGCGCGGGCTCGACGGTGTGACCCGCGCCGACGCCCACCTGCAGGACAGCGCCGAACAGCACGCGCAACTGATGCGCGCATTCAACCAGCTGCAGCGTGACTTCGCCCTGCGAGCCACCACTGAACTGGCCGAGCCGCCACCGCCCGATGAACCCACCGCCACCCGCCCCTCGGCGCCTGCCGCGATCAGCATTCGCAGCAGCGACAGCGACCCTTTGCAGTTGGAATTGATACGCGCCGCGGCGGACCAGGACGGCAAGATGCAACGGGTGAGATGGTGGATTGAAAACGGCACGCTTTTCCGTGCCTCGGGCGTCGCCCGGTCACGCTATCCCCTCCCCGCGCCCAAGGAGCGTGTCGCGGTGTTGAGTGAGCTTGAGCGCGTTGATGTGCGTGTATGGCGCGCCGACCGGGGCTGGCGCCATCTGACTGGCAGCAAGGAGGAAAATCCGGCGGGTCTGGAAATCAGCTTCAGCCGTCGCACGGCACACGGCACCGAGCGCTACCGCCAGGTGCTGGCACCGCTTCAATAG
- the gspH gene encoding type II secretion system minor pseudopilin GspH has product MNEWRHRQRGFTLIELMVVLVIIGIASAAISLNIHADAASGLREDAKRLALLLETAQAEARSDGRRIAWVADSQGYRFVRLDAVGAQDREFINDPQLRPRHWSAGPVQVRIHPGKTLVLDAEWIAPPLQVILSSNQASVSVTRTAAGRIEVH; this is encoded by the coding sequence ATGAATGAATGGCGACACCGACAACGCGGCTTCACGCTGATCGAATTGATGGTCGTGCTGGTGATCATCGGCATCGCCAGCGCCGCCATCAGCTTGAATATCCACGCCGACGCTGCCAGCGGCCTGCGCGAAGATGCCAAGCGCCTGGCCTTGCTGCTGGAAACCGCCCAGGCCGAAGCGCGCAGCGATGGTCGTCGCATCGCCTGGGTCGCCGACAGCCAGGGTTACCGTTTCGTGCGGCTGGATGCTGTCGGCGCACAGGATCGGGAGTTCATCAACGACCCGCAACTGCGCCCCAGGCACTGGAGCGCGGGACCGGTGCAGGTGCGCATCCACCCAGGGAAAACGCTGGTGCTCGATGCCGAATGGATTGCCCCGCCCCTGCAAGTCATTCTGTCCAGCAACCAGGCCAGCGTATCGGTGACGCGCACGGCGGCTGGCCGCATCGAGGTGCATTGA
- a CDS encoding FecR family protein — protein sequence MSISASESATATANQLREEAFHWLVRLTSGHATHADAEAFRRWSAQSSEHARAFFLARQLWQAMAPAEQKFRQEQAAKVVSHPRRFGRRAFLGGAIAASVAVLVARPSLLDGWPMGADFHTGVGEQRHVDLTQGVVLELNTQTRISQRSEALGDAAIEVLSGEVEIQASTALRVLAGNGELFADGARFNVRATEGSVCVTCLEGRLQLKHQGRRVSLEQGRQLTYTAQRQGQPTSFDTQQVMAWRQQLLVFNDAPLASVIDEINRYRPGMIVLMNAELGRRKVQARFSLAQLANVAVLIRDAYGATITELPGGVVLVS from the coding sequence ATGTCTATAAGCGCATCTGAATCGGCCACTGCCACGGCTAACCAGCTCCGGGAAGAAGCGTTCCATTGGCTGGTGCGCTTGACTTCAGGGCACGCCACCCACGCCGACGCCGAGGCTTTTCGGCGCTGGAGTGCGCAAAGTTCCGAGCACGCCCGTGCCTTTTTCCTGGCCCGCCAGTTGTGGCAGGCCATGGCGCCCGCGGAGCAGAAGTTCCGCCAGGAGCAGGCGGCAAAGGTCGTCAGCCACCCGCGGCGTTTCGGACGCCGGGCATTTCTCGGCGGCGCGATTGCCGCGTCGGTTGCGGTGCTGGTCGCGCGTCCGTCACTGCTGGATGGCTGGCCCATGGGCGCGGATTTTCATACCGGTGTCGGCGAGCAACGCCACGTCGACCTGACGCAGGGCGTGGTGCTTGAACTCAATACCCAGACGCGCATCAGCCAGCGCAGCGAGGCCCTTGGTGACGCCGCCATCGAAGTACTGAGCGGTGAAGTGGAAATCCAGGCCAGCACGGCGTTGCGTGTGCTTGCCGGCAATGGCGAGTTGTTCGCCGATGGCGCGCGGTTCAATGTGCGGGCCACCGAGGGTAGCGTGTGCGTGACGTGCCTGGAGGGCCGCTTGCAACTGAAACATCAGGGGCGGCGCGTGAGCCTGGAGCAGGGCCGACAATTGACCTATACCGCGCAGCGACAAGGCCAACCCACCTCTTTCGATACCCAGCAAGTCATGGCTTGGCGTCAACAGTTGCTGGTGTTCAACGATGCCCCCCTCGCGAGCGTGATCGATGAGATCAACCGCTACCGTCCCGGCATGATCGTGCTGATGAACGCTGAGCTCGGGCGGCGCAAGGTTCAGGCGCGCTTCAGCCTGGCGCAACTGGCGAATGTCGCCGTACTGATTCGCGATGCCTACGGCGCCACCATCACCGAGCTACCGGGCGGCGTGGTGCTGGTCAGCTAG